The Setaria viridis chromosome 9, Setaria_viridis_v4.0, whole genome shotgun sequence sequence gaaatccgacggcatctcgtgTTAGCCCAATtaaggccgagtgtcgcatgttaggcgacttaaccgtgccttgatctagctaatccgaggtggatccgccacaactACAACCTAAAGAAAAACTTGCTGAAAATTAATTAGACGAATATAGGTTATGCAATTGGTTATTCTAAGCCTTTGGCACAAAATAGAACAGTtggaaatttggtagaaatgtAGATCGAGCACAAGCCTtagaaatatgttctatgcttgaatatgaacgAATTTaggaacaacaagcacaagagacacaagAATTTGTTTCCCagagttcagcttcacaccttgaagccTACATCTCCGATGAGGACCCACAAAGGTGGGCTTTTCACccctaagccactttcctccctctagTGACCCTaaagatcaagctagagtcacttactcaatcgttggggtaatacaaacttcccggggTAGCCACAACCCTTGGATGCTCCACGGGCAAtgcctagccggctaggagcttgaagctccaaaaGTAACAAACGCGGAACCACCAGGCTGAcgaagaacaaggtgctcaagagatggagaTTCAACTCCACTAGCACTCTCCCTTGCTCTCTCTTAAATTCCTGCttaaatccccaccaaatctcacaAAGAATGCCAAGGAGAGTAAAGAGGGGAGTTGTAAGCTTTTCTGAAGTTCATCATAGTGTTGGGGCGAGAGAGCTTCTATTggagggggtgagggggtatACTACCCCTTCACCctaaaactagccgttgggggATAAGTTCCGGAACTTTCTCCAAAAACTTCCGGAACCTTCATATTCTTTCGAAAAACTTTCCGGAAAAATCCAGACCTCTGGAACTCCTCCGGAAACTCTGTAACCTCCGGAAGATTCCGGAAGATTTTTCGAAAAATTTGGACCTCTCAAGTTAGCACCATTTTAAGTATCGccatgtgatgtgcaggtgtaaatgtgtctctcataggtttgttagatcatcttgagcacctttttcaacataaagtccagagattacgcatccctcttaatagtacgacattcctatactcaaattcaaaccaaaaataaatttagtcTTCAAAGTTTGCCGTTTatctattcatttccttttgagggGTCAATCACAAGTGCTCCATAACCAATAATCCTTTTAAACCTGCTTATGCACTTGAAACTTTGTTAGATACTTAAGCTTGTGTCATTAAATCACCAAAACACACTTAAGGGGACCAAGATGCTTTTCACAATTTTTGTTCATGTCGTGCATatctttatatatatttttggaaGTAGGGTTGTTTAAggttagttaaatttagtaatTGCCAATGTTAATGTCGTGTATATTGATtgggtaaaataaaatgaatttgttcatatttttagATAACTCTAAAATTGTTATTATTGGCAATGCTCGAGTTAGATGTTTCTACCATATATTCaaatgtaggtgttgttggaCTTACTTAAATTAAGTACATGAGAGTAATTTCCACTGTTTGTATCATGTATATTGACAGCCATGTCGGAAACTTaatttttccaagtgttctatggtcaggggaggttagatatgatCTAGAAGGGGTAGATTTTCTGAATTTCTGTCGTTTTGCAAGAATTTACCAatagcaagagagaggacttgggcTTTAATATGCAACTGGCTATTTAAGGCTTTTGATCTTGATAGATATCAAGTGGAGCTATCTGTTAGGGTTTGTAGTGAGGAGACGGCCTGACATAAACTTTTGGTGCTCACACGGGCTGTCAGCTGCCGTGGTGCTCACACGGACGTTGTGCTTCCACCACGGGCTGTCTACCCTGGTTTGTCTTCTCCTGCACCCGCTCGTCCGGCATACCGTGGGGAGTTGATTCTTCCACGTGCACCATCTTGGGTAGCTACTGGAGCAGGTCCTTCCACTTACGCATCGGGTACGCAATACGTGACCCCCACAGGTATGTGTTCGTTACTTTGTCATTTTCCATTGACCAATTGCTCATACTAACTTATAATTTTGTAACACAGCTCGACAACAGTACAGAGGATATAGTGCACCAGGACCGTCTTCAGCTCCACTCCGTGTGGACGACTTCAGTGCTTCATCAATACATGCTTTTTATTCCATTACAAATACGGAATGAAATTGCCAATAACACTTTTCTGGTTCGATAACAGGGTACACAGGCCACAGAGGGACCGATGAGAAGTTCGTAGAGGAGGAGATCCAGAGGACGAGTTCGGCATGTGTGGACTCCATTTTCAGCTACGACGTTGATGAGATAGGTCCTTCGCAGTTGGGTGACGCGCCCGTGCCTCCGACATAAGGCTACACTCGGGACTTCGCGACACCACCTGTGGCCGCACCAGGACGTTTGCCTCGCGAGGTTGCCCCATCGAAGCCCTTCACGTACGACCAGTACcagaccagagcagcgcagcgggcagcAAAACGTGGTCGTAATGCTCCTCGTTTCAAGCAAGGACACATTTAGTCCATATGACCTCCTTCATCTTTTTTAGGCCGGTGCAGGCTATCATGTGTATGTTGCTATAGACTATGATGTGTGCTCCTTTGCAAACTACATTATATAGCCCAGTGTAGAGACTTTGACAGTTAGACCGATACAGGGTATGATGTCCTTGCATGTCCTTTTTCATTTGCCGTtatggacatggtccatggaccatctCAGTAGCGTTCTATATATGAGACGTTCAGACAACATTCAAACGCACTACTAACACTTCCCAACATGAATCCACCGTTTCTAGTGAGGTTGTGTCTCCCTCTAAGAAATGTCGTCGTAGAGGGAGGAGCGAAATGGGGttccaccatggaatgagcACCCCAAATGCCACTGCGGCTTCCGTGCGTGGTTGCAAGTATGGGAGAATGAGACACccaaggggaagaaggggtgtaggtacttcaagtgtcccacattgatgatgattttaatgtTAGTCCGTCCATTCATAAACCTTTTAAATACATTTTGTACATAATGGTACCTTGAACTAATAATGAATGAACATTCAAGCATGCACATTCATGAAATAGATCGACACTAGGCCTATGGGGGGTGTCCATTTGACCAGTGGTGCTAGAGACCAAAGCTCAATACTATGGTAGGATGGAAGCGGCTCGAGACGCGGCACGTGTTGCTCGGCTTGAGGAAGAACGACACGTCCGCCAACAACAGATTCGTTTGAAAGGCAAGGAGAATGAACTGCAGAGATGACGCGACCAGTTAGGTGCTTGAGAGGCAGTACTGAAAtggcaggaggaagaattcgAAGTTTGTCAGGTACAACTCCTCCAGAAAGAAGAGcgacagaagaagatgaagaagcaggaggcagaatgttcctccaaaacAACGAGGAAGGGGAAACTTTCCCGGTTCACCCAATAGAACGTTACTTGTCTTCCACCGATTTACATTACGTAAGACATTTTATCGTAGGGAAGGTGCCCTTTAGGTTTGTCATATTGGGCACCTCGGATGCCATTGTACTATTGCTTGTACTGTGATAACATTTCATCTCCATGCTTTGAGTACTAAGATTCCATACTATTCCCATTATACTGCTCTGCGGCCAGTACAATACTCAAAGAGTGGTTTCCACTGTTGACGTGAACCCTCACTAAAAAGTCTACACTATCAAGAATCCTGAACGTGAAGCCTTCTCAGGCGGATGGTACTCGACACTAACCCCTACGTCCTTGCACCTGCAAAGCCTATATCTAGAATTTCTTAGGATGATGGAACACGACGGGGTACTGAGCACATGAGGGCGCAGTGCATCTTCATCTCAGCACTCCTTATATTGGACCTCCATCTCCCGTATCCTTCCACACCACtaagcaggaggaagaacaatggcaTCCACAAGAGGGAGAGGttgtgggaggaggggaagaggaggggatgctCCTATTCGTAGCATCAATTGGTCAGGCTCTTTTTTTCCCAATAGAGTACGAGGCATCCCTCGACGACTTCCCTCTAGAGGACAGGGCTAActacgcccctccaaactcccttagGTCTTATGACGACGCGTGGTCAATGTGTCCCCATGGCGTGGCTTGTGTCGTCCAGTTGTATGATGGCTATGGAGCTGACGTTTCTTTCGATGCTCGTATGGCTTGGTGAGTCAAGTTATTACTTCTTTACTCTTCCTAAGCTTCTCATGCTAGAAACTAACATCACGTTCAATCTTATCTCGATGAAGCAAACTGCCGCTATGCCAAGTGTGTCGATCCACCACTTCCTGAGCCAACCCAAGAGTACATCGactacctcaagtgcaagatctttgacttCAAGTTTAAGATCGAGGATCTTCAATCtgaagttgatgcaaatcctcGGGCGGTTAACATTGCAAGTGATTTGATTTGtaccgatccatggtgcaagtgctcctaccaccacaacaaggatcactCTCCGTCTCGACCATCCTCTAGGGGTGCTAGCTACTATGGAGTTGGGCCCTCTCAGTTCTCGCAAAGCCAGTTCTACTAGCAAGTAAACATGGCTCTTTCCCtagctatttcaattacctaaggcatgctaGGTTTAGCAACAACGCTTGTTTAGGATAGCATTCGTGCTGCACATGCCGCTGtaatctataattaattgttcaccCTAGAGTCATTGTTGTTCGTATGTTGTGCACGATTTCGTTGTAATCTCGCTAGAACAGCTATGTATTTAATAGTCGGGAGTTAATTCATTTTCAGTTACTTCCTTGAAtctctctacctctctcaaattaggAAGTTTCATATTGCAATAAAAAATGACATTTCTCAAATTATgaagtttcatattgcaaccaaaagtGACATTTCTCAATATTTAGTGCTTCTAATATaactacatattttttttaaaaaaaatatcagatAAAATTACACGAAAAAGACCAATAAACAAATCAAGGTTTTGCCAACACACACATAAACCAAGCCGCTGGTGGGAGAGCTACCTACCACCGTTTGAAATATGAGAtctatttctacaaatttttcgACCGTATAtttatttcttaaaaaaaatataaaaataaaaaaaattcgccACGGAAACTAGCAAGAAGCCGCGTCCGACTCGTTCACGCGTTCTCAGCTCTCATCTCTTACCCTATAAAAGTCCAGCACCCCTGCCACCCGCTGCCGTTAGCCGCCACAAAATTCTCCAATCGCATCGCCTGCCTCCGCACGCGCCTCGGAACCCTAGCCCCGGCGACACCTCCAGATCCGGCGGCCTTATACGGCGGAATCGGCCGGTCCTACCCCACGGTCGCCGTTCCCCGGCACCTCTAGTCCCCGGCGCTCAGCACCGGAGTTCTCCGCCTGCGCTCTTCCCCCGGCGGCGTCAAAGGAATCGCGCGGTCTCCAGGCTTCGTCTCCGCCCGCCCGGCCTCGACTCGAAGGGATCCGCGAGCTTCCGCCGACCGCCGACCGCCTCCCAGTAGATCGATTTGATCTGCGATTCTTCTATCGGTTCAATTTCGTGTATTTCATCTGAGGGAGAGAAAAATTCAGGCCATCTCGTGAAAAATTGTGAGAAAGAGAGGCCTCTAGTCTCGCCATCCATCCATAATGGGTGTTGTGTATTACCAATATAAGAGTGAAAAGAATATCTATTCTATGCAAGTGCCCCATGCTTTTATCTCTGTCTCAGAGCTTAAGCAGCTTATCAAGACAAGTGATAAGCACGGTCGTGGGCGAACCCGCGGCCGTGAAACAGAAGATATTATCATCTCCAACGCCCAGACTGGCGAAGGTTTGTTTTAACGGCAATAGCTTCGTTCTACTAGATTTCTTATACAGCAGCTCATATCATCCCGCAAAACCTCATCATAGTTGCCTTTGCTCTATTATGCAGCACAACAGATTTAATAAAATTATGTGCAAACCACCATTTATTATCACAGTTTTGGAAAATTAGCTATGATCGGAGCCGCTGAGATGTTTGGATTCATGCTATAGCCTCTAGGAATTATTAGAACATGTCAGGGCATGTAGTCAAACATCTATTTGTTCATGATCAGAAGACCATATATTCAAGTGTTGCTGGTACTCTCTGTTTGGGAGTTGATGCTGAGTGCACAGTTGTAGCTCTGAACAAAGCAACTTGCATACGGTTTTATCGTATGTTATTGTTTGGGTCTCACTGATTGTAGGTTTATTTCTTGTTGATGCAAATTGAAGGTTATCCAATCCAGTTCTGTATTTTGTGGTTCTTGTTTGCGATCACAAAAAACTCTGTTAAGGCTACGGATAGGTACTCCATTCAGTACAATTGTGTTTTACTTGCCTATGTCCCATTGTTGTTGAGAAAAATATGAGAGCTGTAATATCGTACAATGTAATTGCATATGGTCTCTTTGTATGCATGCCCCATGGGATGTGCTTCAGAAGGTGTTCAGCGAAGCTGTAATCCTTGATGAAAGATGTTCCACATGTAGCTGAACTTCCTTCTTGAGATTGCACCTAGCAATCCCGATGGATAGCTTGTATTTGTAAATTGTGGTCATTGTGacatcttttttcatttttctttttcctgataCTACCATGAATCCAGGACATCTCAATAGGGGTCTGTGTAATCCCAATTGTGAACTTAAGTCAATCTGTCAGTCAAAGATCACAGTCTACATCCTAACAATTCCATTTAGTTTCTTATAAATGCATCATCAGTACACGAGAAGAATTCTTTTGTAATTTACAAAGAATATGCTTGTTTTAGTGGATTGATTGACTTTTGTTTGTTCTTGAATCCAGAATATGCAGATGAAAGAGCATTGGTACTACAGAACACAACTGTGCATGTACGCAGAATTTCCATTCCTGGACAACTGTCAGAAAAAATCGTCTTGTCCCCCGTGTAATGTCTCCTCCTCAATCTTATACTTTACATTTAAATTCATTATTGTCCTTTTTGAACAGATAGGAGACACAAATTTTAAATCATAGAACAATTCTTGTAGAATCTGCACTCAACTGGAACTTGCTAACCTGCCATTGTGCGAACCcccactttctccccttccagGAAAAAGGTTCTTTGAACCATCTCTGTCCAAACAGATTTAAATTGCCATGTCACCTTGCAAAGTCTATAGGTCAAGCCTCAATTAAATCTGCATTAAATGATAACTTGAAGAGCAGAAATTATAACTAAGTATACTAACTTTATGCAACTAATTGCAGGCGGGAAGTCACAGAAGGATATTCTGCACCTTCAAACAAGTCAGTGGTTACTGACTTAAACTCAAAATCGTGTAACTCCACTGGAGTGCAAGATGAAGATGCTGCAATTGCAGCAGTGATCGATGCGGCTGAATTGAAATTGTAAGCATGTCATACTCATTTTCTCACATAATGTTTGTACCTTTTTTTTGCCTTCATTCTGACAATATCGTTCTGTGGTGTATGTAGGGAGCAGCACCCATCTAAAAGAGGGCAAGGCAGTGGAAGACATAACTACGGTAATGCCGATTCTTTGTTTCAACTTCAAtttcattcatgttctgcttGCTGTGTTAAGATTACAGACCAAGTAGGTTccctggaaaaaaaaagattaatcAATTTTTTAGTAAGGAAAGCTGCAGTATTTTCATATATGTCACTGacgcaatagttatttttggcaAGTTAATGAAAAATTTATGTGTGTGTTAAGCTTGCTCAGATCAGATTCCACTTAACTGTTAATTTTTAGTCAAACTAAGAAGGTAATCCTGGAATGTCTAACAGTATTTTACCTGATTTGCATTACAACAGCAAAGCCTTTAGTTTCAAATTGACATACATTGTTATAGATATgtttttgaacatttttttgaCATGTGTTCTATTTGATGAATGAAGGTCATGGACCATTGGAAGGGGAGACACCTCCACCTGGCTACGTCTGCCGCTCTTGTGGCATTCCAGGCCATTTCATTCAACACTGCCCACAGGAAAGCAAGACGCCTCCACCTGGATACATATGCTACAGATGCCGAATCCCAGGGCATTTTATTCATCATTGCCCGACCATTGGTGATTCCAAGTTTGACAATAATAAAATGAGTCGGTCTCTTGCCCCAGTAGTAACTGTAAGTCCTGTCAATGGCATTCTGGAAGCACTTGTCCCAGCTGCACCAGTGAGTGCTGCTGATGACTTGCCAGCAGAGCTCCACTGCCGATTGTGTAAAAAAGTGATGATAGATGCAGTATTGACAAGCAAGTGCTGTTTTGACAGTTTTTGTGATAAATGTAAGTGGTTTTCACATACTCCATATGCATGTATTTTAAGATCTTGGTTTTTGAGTGTCAATCAATGTGCATTATCCAAAAGTATTCAAGATGTGTTACAGTCCAATTTTTTTAGTAATAGAAGTATCTAGCTGTTTGTGTCAAGTAATTCGAACAAGATGAAGAACAACTTTTTGTTTACCTTTTGTCAGGCATTCGGGATTACATTATTACGGAATTGAAGTGCATTTGTGGAGTCAAGACACTAGCAGATGATCTCATTCCCAATCAAACACTTCGGAGCACAATCAGCAATATGTTGGGAACACGGGCTAACAGCGGTGGAAGTGGTACAACCAAGCACAGAAGTTCATCAGGAAGCAACCCTGATCCCCAATTACAGAGCCATATCCCTTCTGCTACCTCAGAAAGGGAGATGAAGCAATCAACAAATCTCCAGCTATCAGCAGCATCTGCACCTAATGATGGACTCCAGGTTGCCACAGAAGGTGATCTAGTGAACCAGCCTCTAGAGAAATCGCCCGCCAACGTTAGAACTCTGAGAAAAGATGAAGGCAGTTCTGCGGAAGTGTCAGCAGAGAAGGCTGTAGCAAGTGCTGAAGTCCTCAAAGTAAAAGATGGAAGTGGATTGACGTCGAAGATCACTACTGTTTCAGGGGCCCTAGAACACAATGCCACTAGGTCAAATCAACtgaagaagaagcggaagaaggcAGACTCAACTAAGAACGTTAATCCTAACATTGTTAACAATGTTGAATATGGTTACAACGTTCCATTTGACCCTGCATATTGCAACCCTTTTGTCAGTGGGTATCCTTGGGTGCCTGAACCTTACATGTACAGCTCTATGGGCATGCCCTACGGTGGTTATCCAATGGACCCATATGGTGTAAATCCCTTCAATGGCATGCCACTGCAGGCTCTTGCAATGCAAGGCTATCCAGCAAATTATCAAAGGTATGTATTGTCTTAGGATCCTCAGTTTGAACTGATCTTCTTTTACTGAATTATCCTCAGCTGCCGTTATTAACATCTATCGTGATGTTAATAGTTCACATGGTTGATTTCTTTAGGCCTGAAACTCAGCCCACACATTACCATGGCAGTGAAGCTGTTGCAGCACGACCTAGGCTGGCTGAGAGACCCAAGGACACTAGTCGTCTGCCCCAATCATCAGTGCGTAACCGCCAACTGGGCTCTCCTCACAGATCAGAATCGAGGAGCAGAACAAGGTCAAGTTCCGAGAGAAGGGACCATGGGCGTTCTGACAGGGCCTCTGATGACTACTATGAGAATCACTCGAGTAGGAAGAGAACGCGCGATCCTTCTCCAGTGTATGGCGACAAGCAGAGCAGCCGGAGGTCGAGACCCAGTTCCAGGAGTCTGAATCGTGAGGATTCGAGCGACGATGAGCGCAACTTCAAGAGGAGATGGGGCCGCAGATCATCAGTCACTGTCGAGACGAGGCACTGATGAACGAAGATAGGACGACTGGACGAGGGAGTACAAGTGCAGCATTCCTGATCTCCTATGCTGTCTTTATAGGTTCCTTTTATTTACTTGTAATTGTATGTATGCCCCTGAAAGCAAAGGAAAGCTTCTCAGAAAGCAGAGGAAAGATTTTCCCGAGGCGAAATGTAATCGTCATCCATCGATGCAGCGCTCTGTACTAACGAGAGCAGCTAGCTCTCGTCTCTGTAATGCAATGTCTCCTCCAAACATAAATGGAATTTCCCTAATTTCCGCGTTATTTTACATGTTGGGTCCACTTTCACCCTTCCGTTAGCCGTTTTGTTTTTGACACTTGTATCTGGTGTGTTGAAACTCGAAAGCATTTTCTGCCCTCGCATTGTTATTCAGCAGCCTCTAGTCCTGCACTCCTTGCTTTGCTGCTAGGCTCAATTTTTTGAGTCTCGCAAACAGTAAATTTGAAATCGTGtcgtttataaaaaaaatcgtGTCTGATATATGAAAAATCTGTCGATTGTGCAATAAACAAAACTGCGATATGAATTCCAAATTCGGTTTACGCATTCCAACATATAAACAACCACAAACAAGAACCGGCCCACACGAACCTTCGCCTAGCTCCACACGTGTGCAGCGCGCTGGCCTGCCTCACCCCTTCACGGTTCCCAGTTCCCACATGAGACAACCACAACACTACTCtactcgccgcccgcgccgctcccCACCCCGCACGCTTCTCttctctccccttctccctcgccTCCGATGGCGACGCTGCAGCTCAACCACATCGCGCGGGAGACCTCCGACGTGCCCCGCCTCGCGGCCTTCTACGAGGCCGTGCTGGGGTTCGAGCGTGTGCCTTCCCCCAACTACTCGGGCTTCCAGGTCGCCTGGCTCCGCCTCCCGAAATCGCCCGACGTCGCGCTCCACCTCATCGAGCGGGACCCCGCCGCGGCACCCGTCGCGGTGGGGCCCGGCGCCgagggcgcgccgccgtcgcagctGCCCCGGCGCCACCACCTGGCCTTCTCCGTCGCCGACTACGACGGGTTCGTGACCGGGCTCAAGGCGCGCGGCACCGAGCTGTTCGAGAAGACGCAGCCCGACGGGCGCACGCGCCAGGTCTTCTTCTTCGACCCCGACGGTGAGACATGCCACAGCACGTATGGTATTTGAGCATAGTTCAGATGCAGTCCCTATTGCCTAAGGCTTGCTAGTTGCTTGGATCTAAGTCCATGAGTTGTGCTATTTGTACAACCTGTGTATTATGATCTTCTGAAAATTTGTAGAATTGTTAGGATTGTGCATGTTGTATGGCCTACTTATAGAATAAGTAATTGGTGCTAACTTGGCTTTTAAGTTATAATAATGTtcttcacaaaaaaaaagttacaataATGTTAGTTTTCCCCCTGGGATTTTTGCTAGAGCTATGCATTTTCTTGCACCATATGCATAGTAATAAGGTTGCTTTGCTGTTGACAACCAGATGATGCCCGCAACTAAGCTATGCAGTGTGTATCTGATTATGATCAAATCCATTAGGGTGTAGTAATGTAATGTTCAATTGCCCTTTCTTGTGTATTTTCTGGTCAAGGTGTTGCACTTACTTGCACATGTGCTGTTGCCAATCTTAAGCCCTAACTGACTAGGTTCTTCTAAGAGTAGTAAACGTGCTTGGAATTTGGAAACAGGGTATGATTCCTGAAAACTGGGTACTGCTTTGCTACCTCTTACCTGGTATCTGTTTTGCAATAGTAAAAGATGTGAACTATTGACTATAGATAGCAAACATGTCAGCGTTTAGGGGTAGTTAGTGATTTGCAGACAGAGCTGAGCCAGAAAATAGATTGGTTTTTGCTGTTATCTGGTTAACCATGCTCTGTGTATGGTGAAACACTTAATTGGTTTGGAAGAATGTTGCCGTTTAAATAAAAACAGTGTAAAAGGGTGCCAGACCATCAATAACTCAGACTTAGTTCGGAGCTACTTAAAAATCATGTCCTGATTCCTGAAGAGTTTGGCAAACAGACCTGACTAAAACCATGTCCTGAATAGCTTGGCAACCGCTTCTCTTTCAGAGAAGacaactgttttttttttaaaaaaataatgtaaaaCTTATTGTGAGACACGAGTGTCAATTGTGAGACCATCAATAACGCAGACTTTGCATATTAGTCAATTCGTCAATGATTTTCTAAGACTTATAACTTGGTACTGCTCTGTATAGCACTGTCACATCCTATAATGTTATTACTAGCTTGGTTCTTGCATTCGGAATTTTATTGATTGTCAAGCAGTAGTCAGTCACCTTACTAGCTTGGACTTACTAACTATGGGCCAAACTGTGAATTATGTGTATGTTTATCTTTCCCCGTTATGCGTAAACACAACTCTCTGATTTGGTTCTGCTGCAGGCAATGGCCTTGAAGTTACTAGCTCGGGTGCAGGCAGTGATAAGTAATTAGTGAGCTTGATTTGCTGGCTCCTTCTGCTTTAGCATGTAAGTACAATTTTTTTGGGCATAATTGTGTCTGATTCTCTTTGGTTTAGTGCCTGCACGTTCTCAGTTCCCCGCAGTAGTGAGAAATCTGCTGTTGCCTGTTGGAAACTGAGCAGGCAGCTACTATACCACAGTACTATCGCATTTCCTCCTACTTTCAGTTCCTTCATGGTTCCTGTACAGCTGCACATGCATATGGGTACTACATTGATGATCTGATGCAGGTTGGTTGCAGGCAAATGTAAAATCGAAGATGTTTCCAGACCAAGCTTTGTTtcgataaataaataaatccgAAGCTTATCAAGTCTGCAAATCCACTTCCTATGTTGTAATATGATTCTGTAGTCTGTACTCGACTGGATTTTACTGTATGACAAATGAAGTTTGACTGCTTTGCTTCTCGTCAGCTTCGCATAAGTGGTTCTAGTTCCAGAAAATTAAAGCAAAGGGGATAATTCTATGTGTAACTGTGCCACAAAATGTTAGCGAAATTGTcgatcttcccatttccaccaAAAAATCTGCTTCTCGCACAGAACTGACACAAGAAATTTGGCAAAGAGGCATCATCCCAATAGTCACTCGAAAAAAGTTTATGTCACTAGAACTAATCAAGATCAAGATAGGTGTACAAGTCTCAGGACCATTATTACACACTGCCGGAGGCCGTTGCCCGGTcggcccgctcgccgccggcggggcgtcagtcgtcggcggtggcgagctGGACCTGGAGCAGCTCGTCCTCGGGGATGACGCGGATGGTGCAGTCGGAGCGCGGGTAGGCGGCGCAGAGCAGCGCGTACCCCTGCGCCACCACGTCGTCGCTGAGCATGCCGTCGCTCTGGTCCACCTCGCCGGAGACAAGGCGCGCCGGGCACGTCATGCACACGCCGAGCTTGCAGTCGTGCGGCACGTCCAGGCCCTCGTCCAGCGCGCGGGACAGGATGGTCTCgtccccctccacctccaccacgcGGGACTCGCCGCCGTGCTCGATCGTCACCTTGtacgcccgcggcggcgccaggcGAGACGCTACCGGCCGGGCggtggggtggcggcggaggcggaggctgaGGCGTAGGGAGCCAATCGGGGTGGCGAGGTGGAGCAGTGATGCTGAAGCAGCGGCCATGGTGTGCGCCGTGCGCGGGCGGTGCGCGGTACGGCGAGAGGGTGTGACTGAGAGCGAGGAGGTGGTGTGTGTGCCAGAGGATAAGGCTTccgtttttctttctttttctttttgtttatttttcccTGAATAAGTTGTGTGCATGCGGCAGTTGAGCCGTACTTAACGACAGGGGAATgaaaaaagtattttttttcccaaaaaggTAGGTATTCGGCAAGTTATAATCTACTCTCTCCCTCCTAAATTATTAAtttagatcgttttgatttctAATTCATGAAGATGTCTACTCTCTCCCTCCTAAATTATTAATTTAGATCATTTTGATTTCTAATTCATGAACATGtgtaataaaaattataaatc is a genomic window containing:
- the LOC117837211 gene encoding uncharacterized protein, producing MGVVYYQYKSEKNIYSMQVPHAFISVSELKQLIKTSDKHGRGRTRGRETEDIIISNAQTGEEYADERALVLQNTTVHVRRISIPGQLSEKIVLSPVREVTEGYSAPSNKSVVTDLNSKSCNSTGVQDEDAAIAAVIDAAELKLEQHPSKRGQGSGRHNYGHGPLEGETPPPGYVCRSCGIPGHFIQHCPQESKTPPPGYICYRCRIPGHFIHHCPTIGDSKFDNNKMSRSLAPVVTVSPVNGILEALVPAAPVSAADDLPAELHCRLCKKVMIDAVLTSKCCFDSFCDKCIRDYIITELKCICGVKTLADDLIPNQTLRSTISNMLGTRANSGGSGTTKHRSSSGSNPDPQLQSHIPSATSEREMKQSTNLQLSAASAPNDGLQVATEGDLVNQPLEKSPANVRTLRKDEGSSAEVSAEKAVASAEVLKVKDGSGLTSKITTVSGALEHNATRSNQLKKKRKKADSTKNVNPNIVNNVEYGYNVPFDPAYCNPFVSGYPWVPEPYMYSSMGMPYGGYPMDPYGVNPFNGMPLQALAMQGYPANYQRPETQPTHYHGSEAVAARPRLAERPKDTSRLPQSSVRNRQLGSPHRSESRSRTRSSSERRDHGRSDRASDDYYENHSSRKRTRDPSPVYGDKQSSRRSRPSSRSLNREDSSDDERNFKRRWGRRSSVTVETRH
- the LOC117837213 gene encoding uncharacterized protein codes for the protein MATLQLNHIARETSDVPRLAAFYEAVLGFERVPSPNYSGFQVAWLRLPKSPDVALHLIERDPAAAPVAVGPGAEGAPPSQLPRRHHLAFSVADYDGFVTGLKARGTELFEKTQPDGRTRQVFFFDPDGNGLEVTSSGAGSDK
- the LOC117837212 gene encoding ferredoxin C 1, chloroplastic, which codes for MAAASASLLHLATPIGSLRLSLRLRRHPTARPVASRLAPPRAYKVTIEHGGESRVVEVEGDETILSRALDEGLDVPHDCKLGVCMTCPARLVSGEVDQSDGMLSDDVVAQGYALLCAAYPRSDCTIRVIPEDELLQVQLATADD